In a single window of the Pelagibacterium sp. 26DY04 genome:
- a CDS encoding MTH938/NDUFAF3 family protein codes for MTWEAGQGHYPYQAVIDAYGDGGFRFAEMSHRGSVISLPTGMYAWDVDAAAGITLQSLSRALEAADALDVLLIGTGPDIAAISPDIRPAFREKGVIIEAVSTGSAVRTYNVLLAENRAVGAALISVAKAR; via the coding sequence ATGACCTGGGAGGCGGGGCAGGGGCACTATCCCTATCAGGCGGTTATCGACGCCTATGGTGATGGCGGCTTCCGCTTCGCCGAGATGTCCCATCGCGGTTCGGTGATATCGCTTCCGACGGGAATGTACGCATGGGACGTCGACGCGGCGGCGGGTATCACGCTGCAATCGCTTTCTCGCGCGCTCGAGGCGGCCGATGCTCTGGACGTGTTGCTGATCGGAACCGGTCCCGATATCGCGGCGATATCGCCCGACATTCGGCCCGCCTTCCGGGAGAAGGGCGTCATCATCGAGGCCGTCTCGACCGGCAGCGCGGTACGCACCTACAATGTGCTGCTTGCTGAAAACCGGGCCGTGGGCGCAGCTCTGATCAGTGTAGCAAAGGCGCGGTGA